AGGAGACGGCCGCGCGTTATCCCGGCCGTTGCCGCCCCGTCAACCTCGGCCTGTCCGACCGGGCCGGCGCAGCCACTCTGCACAGCGACCGGCCCGGTTCGACCCTGGCCTCCCTCCACGATCGCGCGATCCGGGAATTTCAAGAGGGCGGGAGCGGGGAGACCGTTCGTCTGGCGACTCTGGATGGGTTCTGCGCGGAGGCCGGCATCGACCGCGTCCATTTCCTCAAGATCGATGTGGAGGGCCACGAGATCGCCGTCCTGGACGGGGCGCGCGGCCTTCTGGAGCGGCGCGCCGTTGACTTCATCCAGTTCGAGTTCGGCGGCTGCAACCTCGATTCCCGGACCTTCCTGCGCGACTTCTGGAGCCGGCTGGACGGCTTCGCCGTCTGCAAGATCGTCAAGGACGGGCTGTACCGGCTGTCCGCCTATTCCGAGTTCGACGAAATCTTCGCGTACCAGAATTTCCTGGCCATCCGCCAGTAGGGCATCGGGCCGCCGGGCCTCAGGCCGCGAGGCGCAGCGACGCGGCACCCAGCACGATGACCGCGCCGGAGGCCAGACGCACCGGACTGACCCGCTCCTTGAGCACCAGGGCGGCCAACGCCATGGCGAACAGGATCGAGGTTTCGCGCAGCGCCGCCACCACGGCGACCGGCGCGATGGTCATCGCCCAGAGGGCGAGCCCGTACGAGACGATGCTGGCCGCCCCGCCGCACAGAGCCACCATCCAGCGCCGGCGGGCATGGCTCAGAAAGCCCTTGGCGTCGCGCAGCAGCGCACCCCCGACCATGGGCACGCTCAACAGCAGGAAGCACCACAGCGTGTAGCCGGCCGGCGCGCCGGACAGCCGCACACCGATGCCGTCCACCACCGTGTAGGCGGCGATCACCAGGGCGTTGGCGAGCGCGCAGGCGGTTCCCCGCCACGATCCCGACGAGCCCGATCCCCGCCCCAACAGGGTCAGCCCGAGGATGCCGCCGCAGACCAGCACCGTCCCCGCCCAGGCGCCGGCGGACAGACCTTCGCCCAGCAGCACGCCGCTGCACA
This genomic stretch from Azospirillum sp. TSH58 harbors:
- a CDS encoding FkbM family methyltransferase codes for the protein MTPEELFRALADYVAEHQGKAGQQDFFRAIHRQALKGMGLVNDADIQTSGEAGVLRYIQGELKRRGVADAEAVIFDVGANVGVYTAAALERFPAATVWSFEPSPTAFRALQETAARYPGRCRPVNLGLSDRAGAATLHSDRPGSTLASLHDRAIREFQEGGSGETVRLATLDGFCAEAGIDRVHFLKIDVEGHEIAVLDGARGLLERRAVDFIQFEFGGCNLDSRTFLRDFWSRLDGFAVCKIVKDGLYRLSAYSEFDEIFAYQNFLAIRQ
- a CDS encoding DMT family transporter — encoded protein: MPTEALLAVLAGALLHAGWNTALKAGGGSHSDAVLVVAGSAFIALLLLPVLPAPSLASAPYLGVTAVLHVAYFRLLAAAYREGAMSHAYPLMRGTPPLLVALCSGVLLGEGLSAGAWAGTVLVCGGILGLTLLGRGSGSSGSWRGTACALANALVIAAYTVVDGIGVRLSGAPAGYTLWCFLLLSVPMVGGALLRDAKGFLSHARRRWMVALCGGAASIVSYGLALWAMTIAPVAVVAALRETSILFAMALAALVLKERVSPVRLASGAVIVLGAASLRLAA